From the Conger conger chromosome 13, fConCon1.1, whole genome shotgun sequence genome, the window AAAATGCATGCACTAGACCGATACATACCGTTCAGCTTCTTTAACCAGAATCTTGCCAGAGATTGCATTTCTGATGATTGATCagtaaaagggaaaaaaaagcgtTTTATTGTGAAGCTAGAGATGTTACTCTTTAGCTTCTGCACGTTtagtgggggaggtgtgctatGCTTCTTGTTCCATAGGGCAGTGCAGGCCGTTGCATACCCTGTAGGCCCTGaagcagaaatgtatttattatatgctTTATTTTGTCATTCGGCTGTTATTAGCAGTGTGCAGATAGAAGTCTTGTCTTTCACACCGCTCGCTGCCATGTCGAAGGGCCTGCTATACTTACCTGTGAAGTTCAAGAAGAACTTCTGCCATGACGCTGCCGGTAAGTACACATTGAGTGGCAAATGGCTTTAAAACTCAAGCTGCCCATGACCTCCAGGGTTCACGGACGCGGTTTAATAATAGCAGCGCTACGTTGGTCTCCAAGGCCTTTAAAATGGATTGCACTGAGGAAAGAAAAGTTTTCCATCATTCACTGAATTTGTCATCTCTTTCAGTCGATCAAGCGAAGCAGCTGGATTCCGCAGTGTCTCTGGAGGAACTGAAGGAAGCTGTGGCTTGCAGAAAGAAAGGTAGACCATGTGAGTTTAATGCGACTCCTGAGTAGAACGAGCAGTGTAGCACTCGATAGGTCTCTATTATATAGGACGGCACTCTATTTTCACTTAACATAGTCTACGAAGATATCATGAGTTCAGATAAATTGGCTAAATAATAAAACGTATGGTTCCGTAAATAAATGTTCCtataatttttcatgaaaaatgaggaATTTGATCCAATGAGGCGAACAAGTGCTTACAATTTAGAatgttgtgtctaaggttttgaaaattgagcagaaGCTTGTGAGATTAGGGTCGAAgtgatttgtaaaaaaaactgtaacttgCAATGTTTTGCAAGTTCTTCAATAAccaagcaaatatttttcataatgtGGGTCTTTATAATAGAGTAgttaaaaatattgtattactTTACTTTTTTGAAAATTTCTAGTCGGGTCCATATGTACCGTCCTGGCTTTGCACTTCAAAAACTTTTGTGATGACATTATAATAATTTCATGAATCTAAATTTAATGAAAGGGGAAGTTCAAATATGATGGTCCTCAAACCGCCAActctgctcttcctctctcagtaACTCAGGGTGAAGATGTGACCAATATTGACGTGAAAACCAACTGTACCTCCCTCCACACTGTCTCCctgttcgaatcccggtgtagccacgataagatccgcacagccattgggcccttgagcaaggctcttaactctgcattgctccaggggaggattgtctcctgcttagtctaatcaactgtacgtcgttctggataagagcgtctgccaaatgccattaatgtaatgtgatgcaatACTGACAGGCATCTCATCCATGTGCGTTCAGGCCATAACAACGAGTTTAATCGTTTTATCCGTGCTTATGCTTGTGactacagagacagagaaacggGGACAAAGctcccacccctacaggctggctgcagtgtgtctggggctgctgtgtgctctcttTTTGACTGCCACAATAgtcctgtttttcagaccaactggcacaatggggaagaaatgtgagctaagtgaccatggcatgattgttggtgccagggtggtttcagaaactgctgatctcccgggatctcagaaactgcttatctcctgggatctACAGGGATCtaagaatggtacgaaaaacagtgagcagcagttctgtgggaaaaaaagccttgttaatcAGAGACCTCAgtgaaggaccagactggtcaaagctgacatgaagacagtatgacagtaatgcaaataagcacacattacaacagtggtatgcagaagagcatctctgaccacacaacacatcataactcatagtggataggctacagtggtagaagtctaaaaaataagtctaatgaatgcctaataaagtgctcactgagtgtaaatgaaactgaacattctacaGCGCTGAGATTGTGATATGGAAGACAGTTAATTTGTGTTATATACTATCGGCAACAGAAAAGATgcgtttaattaaaatgaatgaactaaataaaagaccctgtcactgtgtttacctTCATTTTGAGTAGATACATGACAATTCGCAATCCACAGTAAGAGAAAAGTAATAATGTATCTTAAAATgtgaactttgtttttttttaaccgtaAAATTCACCGATTCAAATCCCCACTGCGCCCTTGTGTTTTAGACATGCGTGCCGGTGAAGAGGGTGCCCTTCGTCAGAACGATACGATAGAGGAAGGGGTTGCGGAACAGCTCAGGGCCAACTGCAGCATTCACACTGACGACAATGGACAGCAGCAGGAGAACTACAACAAAATGGCCGAGGAGAAATGCCTGATACAAAAGAACTACAACAAAATGGCCGAGGGGAAGGACAAGCTGCAGAAGAACTACGACAAAATGGCCGAGGACAAGGCTCAGCTGCAGAAAAGAAACAAGGTGCTGACCGAAGTCAATGCTCAGCTGCAGAAAAACTGCAGCACAGTATGGAAGGACTACAATACCCTGGACAATGACAAGAGACAACTGGTTACGGACTACAACGTCCTGGCAAAAGAGAagatccagagagagagggactacAGCGCCTTAGAGACAGAATGCCAAACTCTGACCAGAGAGAAGAAAAGGGTTGAGGAAGAAAGGAAGACACTGCAGCAACTACTGGAAGAAGAGAGGGACATGTTTCAGCGATGGAACCGTACCTTTATGGTTGTGTTGGAGAACATGAAACACAAGGAGCAGCTACAGAGGGACTTGCCGTGTTGGCAAAATCCCCCTTCCAGGATCAGTACTGTCCCCTCAGCTTACAGAGTGAGTTGTGCTCTTCTTGCCTCAATTACATAACACAGAGAGAACTGGGGGAGACCTCTTTCTGGTGCACTCGTTCACGTGATTGTCTCAAATTATCTTGTCTGCCATACATCTCGATTGGTCAGAAACGTGTGTTCTTCctgtacagagagagtgtgcaagCCCTGTCCACAGGGCTGGGAGCAATTCTACTCCAAGTGTTACTACTTCTCCACGGAGAGGAAGAGCTGGATGGACGGTCGCAGTGACTGCATTAAGCAGGGAGCTGACCTGGTGGTAATAAAGAGTGAAGAGGAGCAGGTAAGATACTGTATGAATGTGACTGTGAGTTAATGTGAATgggtgggggcgacatggctgaggcagtaagagcagttgtctggcagttggagggttgccggttcgatcccccgcccgggctgtgttgaagtgtccctgagcaagacatctaacccccaaaactcctgacgagctggtcggcgccttgcatggcagccaatcgctgtcagtgtgtgagtgtctgtgaatgtgtgtatgaatgggtgaatgagaagcatcaattgtatagcgctttgaataaaggcgcaatataaatgccaaccatttaccgttttgtgtgtatgagaaagtaaacagaacacattttacaaaaagcATAAATGTATGCAGCCTATTGTGTGTTCAGTCTTGTtacctttacatttacattttaatcatttggcagatgcttttaatccgaagcgatttacaagtgcataggtacttccacaagttaaagcaacacatccataactagtaaaatacacatgaagtgctgttctaaacatacagccatcataagtgcaatttttatttttttaatatatttttttgggggtgttagacaagagggatagggatatcggatcAGGAGGTGGGACTAAGttacagtttgaagaggtgtgtttttagtctgtgtcgaaatagggtgCAGTTCATTTATCAGTGTGGTGTGGCCCACGCCGTTGCTCAGTAACTGACAGATCCAGATTGTGTCGGTGTGGACCGTGAGT encodes:
- the LOC133107193 gene encoding uncharacterized protein LOC133107193 isoform X1; its protein translation is MLLFSFCTFSGGGVLCFLFHRAVQAVAYPVGPEAEMYLLYALFCHSAVISSVQIEVLSFTPLAAMSKGLLYLPVKFKKNFCHDAAVDQAKQLDSAVSLEELKEAVACRKKGRPYMRAGEEGALRQNDTIEEGVAEQLRANCSIHTDDNGQQQENYNKMAEEKCLIQKNYNKMAEGKDKLQKNYDKMAEDKAQLQKRNKVLTEVNAQLQKNCSTVWKDYNTLDNDKRQLVTDYNVLAKEKIQRERDYSALETECQTLTREKKRVEEERKTLQQLLEEERDMFQRWNRTFMVVLENMKHKEQLQRDLPCWQNPPSRISTVPSAYRRECASPVHRAGSNSTPSVTTSPRRGRAGWTVAVTALSRELTWW
- the LOC133107193 gene encoding trichohyalin-like isoform X4, which codes for MSKGLLYLPVKFKKNFCHDAAVDQAKQLDSAVSLEELKEAVACRKKGRPYMRAGEEGALRQNDTIEEGVAEQLRANCSIHTDDNGQQQENYNKMAEEKCLIQKNYNKMAEGKDKLQKNYDKMAEDKAQLQKRNKVLTEVNAQLQKNCSTVWKDYNTLDNDKRQLVTDYNVLAKEKIQRERDYSALETECQTLTREKKRVEEERKTLQQLLEEERDMFQRWNRTFMVVLENMKHKEQLQRDLPCWQNPPSRISTVPSAYRRECASPVHRAGSNSTPSVTTSPRRGRAGWTVAVTALSRELTWW
- the LOC133107193 gene encoding uncharacterized protein LOC133107193 isoform X2, translated to MCVQAITTSLIVLSVLMLVTTETEKRGQSSHPYRLAAVCLGLLCALFLTATIVLFFRPTGTMGKKCELSDHGMIVGARVVSETADLPGSQKLLISWDLQGSKNDMRAGEEGALRQNDTIEEGVAEQLRANCSIHTDDNGQQQENYNKMAEEKCLIQKNYNKMAEGKDKLQKNYDKMAEDKAQLQKRNKVLTEVNAQLQKNCSTVWKDYNTLDNDKRQLVTDYNVLAKEKIQRERDYSALETECQTLTREKKRVEEERKTLQQLLEEERDMFQRWNRTFMVVLENMKHKEQLQRDLPCWQNPPSRISTVPSAYRRECASPVHRAGSNSTPSVTTSPRRGRAGWTVAVTALSRELTWW
- the LOC133107193 gene encoding uncharacterized protein LOC133107193 isoform X5, translating into MGKKCELSDHGMIVGARVVSETADLPGSQKLLISWDLQGSKNDMRAGEEGALRQNDTIEEGVAEQLRANCSIHTDDNGQQQENYNKMAEEKCLIQKNYNKMAEGKDKLQKNYDKMAEDKAQLQKRNKVLTEVNAQLQKNCSTVWKDYNTLDNDKRQLVTDYNVLAKEKIQRERDYSALETECQTLTREKKRVEEERKTLQQLLEEERDMFQRWNRTFMVVLENMKHKEQLQRDLPCWQNPPSRISTVPSAYRRECASPVHRAGSNSTPSVTTSPRRGRAGWTVAVTALSRELTWW
- the LOC133107193 gene encoding uncharacterized protein LOC133107193 isoform X3 produces the protein MCVQAITTSLIVLSVLMLVTTETEKREQSSHPYRLAAVCLGLLCALLLTATIVLGVLYMRAGEEGALRQNDTIEEGVAEQLRANCSIHTDDNGQQQENYNKMAEEKCLIQKNYNKMAEGKDKLQKNYDKMAEDKAQLQKRNKVLTEVNAQLQKNCSTVWKDYNTLDNDKRQLVTDYNVLAKEKIQRERDYSALETECQTLTREKKRVEEERKTLQQLLEEERDMFQRWNRTFMVVLENMKHKEQLQRDLPCWQNPPSRISTVPSAYRRECASPVHRAGSNSTPSVTTSPRRGRAGWTVAVTALSRELTWW